GGGCGAGGGAGGACTCGCACGTAGGAGTGGCGGGAGGTTCGCACCCGGGGCCGGGTGGGTTTTTCCTTCCCGGGGGGCGGAGGGGCTCGCATCCGGGGCTGGGGGACCCCCGGCGGAGGAAGGGGGCCGGGTCTGAAGCAGCATTTTCCCGTAGAGCGGCAGCGTGAGTGCCGGTGCCGGCCATGGCCGAGCCCGCCGGAGGGGCCGGGCAGCACCCGCCGCCCGCGGGGCGCAGGAGGTGACGGTCTCCCCATGAGAGCCCCCACCAGGTAAGGCCGCGGggtcccgccctcggggcccctCCGTGGGGTCCCACATGGCCCGAGAGTTATAGAGGGAGCGAAGTGGGGTCCGGGAGTGGGGGTCCCACAGCGTCCCGAGCCCTTGCACGACGAAgcccccccagcagcaccacgcCCGGCCATGGCCTGGGCTCCCCGGGAAGGCTGGTACCTTCTGGCACCACCTCTAGCCCTGAGAGCGTTTCGAGGTGTCAGCTCCCCCCAGGGGTTGATCTCAGGCTGTTGCATAATTTTCCTTGTGACAATTAGTAAAGAAGCTTCAATGGTTTTAAATTTCCACTTGCTTGGAGAGCTCCAGGAATGGCTGGGGCTCACTAACCAGGGCTCCCAAAACTAAACTGGGTTAGCCCGCTTTGAGTGGAGGTTAGAGTGCGTCCCGGGGCTGGAGAGGTCCCTGCAGGTCTGCTGGATGCAAGCCCATGCATGCACTGACTGGGGCAGGTCTCCCTTCCATTCCCTCTTGATCCAAGACTGCTGTGGTGGTGGTTTTAATGGAATTTCACGGCACAAGCAGCAGGTTGACCCCCCCTAACCCTGCGGTTTGAGTGGTTTCATCCCCACGAGGGAAGGATAATCCTCCCTGGAGACCAGCTTAATGTGGGGATCCTGGAGTCTGCCCAGCCTCTGGCCACAgcatttcttttcccctcattgATTCCGGGGGATTGTTCTCCAGAGGGGGACCTGGAGACTTATCCCATGTACACCTGATCCTGTACCCCCACCAGCCTGGCAGCCTGGGGACgatgggccaggctgggggtgaCCGTGTGCCTTGCAGGTGCTCGCAGGACGCCGGCAATCACTGTGTGCTGAGGCCGGCACAGAGACATGAGTGGCAGCACGGTGAGTGCCAGAGAATCACCCCAGGGacctccctggggacagcaggcaTCCTGCTGGAGATGCCGTGGGAGTGGGGTGGATGCCAACACCCGTGGGGTGGGGGCAGCGGCTGACGCTCTCCCCCCGCCCGCAGAGCCAGCGTGCCGCCGCCCTGGGGGTCCTCTTTGCCCTGATCATGTTGCTGATCATCTACAGCTCTGGCAACGGGAACGAGGTCTTCCCCTACAGCCGCCTGCGGGGCAGAGCCCGCCGGCCCCCCGACCTCAAGAAGTGGGGCGTGAAAAGCGGGTACCTGCCAGTCTGTGGGAACAAGGTACGAGCTGGGCAGCAGGGCCCGGCCTCGGCGGTGACACAGGGTCTGTCTCTCTGCTGACAGAGGACAGTGGCTCTGCAGGGGACAGTAATACCCTGTCCATGGTGACACCAAAAGTCACCTGCTCACGGCACTTGTCATCACCAGACCCTGACTGCCCGCTGCCACCAATGCGTCATTGTCACCAGCTCCAGCCACCTCCTGGGCACCCACCTGGGCACGGTCATCGACGGGGCTGAGTGCACCATCCGCATGAACGACGCTCCCACCACAGGCTACAATGCTGATGTGGGCAACAAGACCAGCTTCCGTGTGGTGGCTCATTCTAGCCTCTACCGTGTCCTCAAGCGGCCCCAGGAGTTTGTCAACAAGACCCCAGAGACCATCTTCATCTTCTGGGGGCCGCCCACCAAAATGCAGAAGAGTCTCCTGAAGATCATCCAGCGTGTCTGCACCTCCTTCCCCAACATGACAGCCTACGTTGTCTCCCCCGGCCGCATGAAGCAGTTTGATGACCTGTTTCGGGGTGAGACAGGGAAGGACAGGTACCTCAAAGCCACCTCCTGTGTTGTGTCCCCCTTTCTCCAGGTTCCCAAGACAGAGCTGACTCTTGGAGCTGCTTCATGGGCCACAGCATTGagctgggggtccctgaggcAGGCTGGGGACACTGACAGGGTCCATTATCCACATCACCTCGCCCCTGTCATCcttcctgctgtttttcctccccagggagaAGTCTCGCTCATGGCTCAGCACCGGCTGGTTCACCATGGTGATCGCGGTGGAGCTGTGTGACGCTGTCCACGTCTATGGCATGGTGCCACCCAGCTACTGCGGGTAAGGAGACCCCCAAGCCCCCACCCCAGCTCATGACCCCACCATGAGGCTCACCCAATGTTTCTTTCCCCACTGCAGCCGCCGTCCCCCACCCCGCCGCCTGCCCTACCACTACTACGAGCCGAAGGGCCCCGATGAGTGCACGACCTACATCCACAACgagcggagccgcaggggcAATCACCACCGCTTTATCACTGAGAAGAGGGTCTTTGCCAGCTGGGCCAACCTCTACAACATCACCTTCTCCCACCCCACCTGGACCTAGGGGCTGCCTCATGCCTGCTGGGCAGACCCCTGGATCTGGGATGGATGGGGGTTCCCCTGCATCCTCCTGGGAGCAGTGGGGGCCAGACATCAGGGTGCCACCACCTGCCTCCCACAGGACCACTGCTCTTGTGCATGGTGGCTCCTTGcacctgggatgtgctgggttTTGAGCTGGTTTTTGGGGGCCAGGTAGTGAATGTAAAGATTGGGGTGTCCCCCGCTCCATGTGCAGGGTACTTGGGCATGATATCCTGCCCCGTCCTAGTCCATGCACATTGCAGCCCCTGTGAGCCTACAAGGGGGTTCCAGGTTCCCTTGGCTCAGTTTTGGGTTGCATCACTTCTGGGGTCACCACAGAGACTGTTTTCCCCAACCCTCTGGGTTGGGAGACCCCCTCTTGGAGCTCAGCCCCCCTCTGccatccccagccccctcaTCCCAGTCCTCGGTCATCCTTCTCTCAACAGAACCCCACAGTTTTTTGTGGGGCCCTGTGGGGGTGACATTGccaccctccctgccccagcaccccaaaaacaccagcccctcccagcactgctgttccCCACACTGCCAAAACCTTTTCTAACTGAAAGATGGAATTTTTGGGagctttttgggggttttggctATTTTTCTCCCCGCTTCTAACCCTGGGGTTTGTACTTGGGTTTCCTGGACAAAGGAACAAGCAGGGGCTGCTCATTAGTGGTAACGAAGGGCCAGCAGCTGCTtataaacaattaaaaactgGTCAGGTAATGGGGGGTAGTGATGCCTCTTGGCACCCTGTGGCTGGGACAGGACTTTGTTATTAATTTCTCAGCAGCAGAGACGTTAATTTGGGAAAAACAACTAAATATGGCATGTTTGGGTCCTGAGTCTTGGCAGGAATCCATTCCTCCATTTCCCTCTGGCTGtggctggggttttggggggctcggTGCTGGGGGAAGCAGTGGGGTGCCCATGTTTTGTAATGGTTTGTACAGGAATAAATATTGCTGCAGTCTGTTGCCTTGAGCCCTGGCTCTGGATGGGTTTTTGGGGATGATGGCAGTGatccccagcccacagcagtgcTGTCCCTGGGCACTCAGGAGGGTCTGGCAGGGTGACCAGCATGTCCAGGTGGGATCCATGTCCCTGGCTGACTGCAGCTCTGAGCCACCTCCACAGTGCAGGTGACAGCTGAGACCTCCCCAGCTTGTGTGACTCCCAGCCAGGTGCCCTGGGGTCACAGGGTCTTGGGGCAGGGTCTCTGCAGCcacagaggaggagggaagggcaggtAAGTACAAGGACTTGGAGATCACAGTTGCCTGTCTCAAAGTCTATTGCCACAGGACTTTACTGTGAGATGGGCACAGAAGGGAGCAGGATGATGACACTGGCTCTAGGCCTGGTCTGGCACATCCTGGGTAACACATCCAGACAAGGGTTCCCACAGTGGCAAGCTGTGGAGGGGCAGCTGCTCATACACACATCACTGGTCAAACAGATCACCCCAAGTTATGGGATAGACAGCATCTGCAGCCACCGAAGGCCCTCTTCCCCCTGCCTAAAATGCCTGAGACTTGTATGTAAATTAAGGCATTGTAAAAGGAATTTGAGATAAGATAAAGGTGGTACTTTTGTCCAAGCATTATCTCAGATTAGGGGATGGTAAACAGAACTGGGCGAGAAGAATGAGTCACTGATAATGAGGAAAAGCCAACCCAGTAACTGGTGGAATCAGCTCCAGCTGGGTGAAAGGTAATTCTGGCAGGAGGGGGATCACAATCTACTCGAAGACAAAGACTGAACATGGGATTAATTAGCATTAGAAGAGAGGGAATAATTTAAGCAATGGAATAAGGGAATTGCGTAGCCAATGAGCATTAATGCCTTCATTCGCAAAAAGGTATAGATAGCGAAAAGTTTTCAACAACCTCGGGATCCCCACTACCATGAAGACGAGGGTGAAGGACTAAAAGGATGCTGAGCGATCCACGGGTGGTGACAATCTTCTGCTTGACCGatgtctctctctcccccaccccttttctacttccttctctttctctaccTCATTttattgttaaat
The sequence above is a segment of the Aphelocoma coerulescens isolate FSJ_1873_10779 chromosome 17, UR_Acoe_1.0, whole genome shotgun sequence genome. Coding sequences within it:
- the ST6GALNAC6 gene encoding alpha-N-acetylgalactosaminide alpha-2,6-sialyltransferase 6 isoform X4, whose protein sequence is MQVPASCGALSLRHEAPQRGALSSRPPRGRPASQRCAAPGSGSGTACCSWHSRAGLPAPLPSGTGGLVPAFPGGRPGGTRTGGPPGPWRAAVGPGGAPHPVRAALGPGLGGGSGAICVGSDIGSGRDTGSGSDIGSGSERQRECRCRPWPSPPEGPGSTRRPRGAGGDGLPMRAPTRCSQDAGNHCVLRPAQRHEWQHEPACRRPGGPLCPDHVADHLQLWQRERGLPLQPPAGQSPPAPRPQEVGREKRVPASLWEQDPDCPLPPMRHCHQLQPPPGHPPGHGHRRG
- the ST6GALNAC6 gene encoding alpha-N-acetylgalactosaminide alpha-2,6-sialyltransferase 6 isoform X5, whose translation is MQVPASCGALSLRHEAPQRGALSSRPPRGRPASQRCAAPGSGSGTACCSWHSRAGLPAPLPSGTGGLVPAFPGGRPGGTRTGGPPGPWRAAVGPGGAPHPVRAALGPGLGGGSGAICVGSDIGSGRDTGSGSDIERQRECRCRPWPSPPEGPGSTRRPRGAGGDGLPMRAPTRCSQDAGNHCVLRPAQRHEWQHEPACRRPGGPLCPDHVADHLQLWQRERGLPLQPPAGQSPPAPRPQEVGREKRVPASLWEQDPDCPLPPMRHCHQLQPPPGHPPGHGHRRG
- the ST6GALNAC6 gene encoding alpha-N-acetylgalactosaminide alpha-2,6-sialyltransferase 6 isoform X3 — its product is MQVPASCGALSLRHEAPQRGALSSRPPRGRPASQRCAAPGSGSGTACCSWHSRAGLPAPLPSGTGGLVPAFPGGRPGGTRTGGPPGPWRAAVGPGGAPHPVRAALGPGLGGGSGAICVGSDIGSGRDTGSGSDIGSGSGIKRQRECRCRPWPSPPEGPGSTRRPRGAGGDGLPMRAPTRCSQDAGNHCVLRPAQRHEWQHEPACRRPGGPLCPDHVADHLQLWQRERGLPLQPPAGQSPPAPRPQEVGREKRVPASLWEQDPDCPLPPMRHCHQLQPPPGHPPGHGHRRG
- the ST6GALNAC6 gene encoding alpha-N-acetylgalactosaminide alpha-2,6-sialyltransferase 6 isoform X6, coding for MQVPASCGALSLRHEAPQRGALSSRPPRGRPASQRCAAPGSGSGTACCSWHSRAGLPAPLPSGTGGLVPAFPGGRPGGTRTGGPPGPWRAAVGPGGAPHPVRAALGPGLGGGSGAICVGSDIGSGRDTERQRECRCRPWPSPPEGPGSTRRPRGAGGDGLPMRAPTRCSQDAGNHCVLRPAQRHEWQHEPACRRPGGPLCPDHVADHLQLWQRERGLPLQPPAGQSPPAPRPQEVGREKRVPASLWEQDPDCPLPPMRHCHQLQPPPGHPPGHGHRRG
- the ST6GALNAC6 gene encoding alpha-N-acetylgalactosaminide alpha-2,6-sialyltransferase 6 isoform X2; the protein is MSGSTSQRAAALGVLFALIMLLIIYSSGNGNEVFPYSRLRGRARRPPDLKKWGVKSGYLPVCGNKTLTARCHQCVIVTSSSHLLGTHLGTVIDGAECTIRMNDAPTTGYNADVGNKTSFRVVAHSSLYRVLKRPQEFVNKTPETIFIFWGPPTKMQKSLLKIIQRVCTSFPNMTAYVVSPGRMKQFDDLFRGETGKDREKSRSWLSTGWFTMVIAVELCDAVHVYGMVPPSYCGRRPPPRRLPYHYYEPKGPDECTTYIHNERSRRGNHHRFITEKRVFASWANLYNITFSHPTWT
- the ST6GALNAC6 gene encoding alpha-N-acetylgalactosaminide alpha-2,6-sialyltransferase 6 isoform X7 gives rise to the protein MQVPASCGALSLRHEAPQRGALSSRPPRGRPASQRCAAPGSGSGTACCSWHSRAGLPAPLPSGTGGLVPAFPGGRPGGTRTGGPPGPWRAAVGPGGAPHPVRAALGPGLGGGSGAICVGSDIERQRECRCRPWPSPPEGPGSTRRPRGAGGDGLPMRAPTRCSQDAGNHCVLRPAQRHEWQHEPACRRPGGPLCPDHVADHLQLWQRERGLPLQPPAGQSPPAPRPQEVGREKRVPASLWEQDPDCPLPPMRHCHQLQPPPGHPPGHGHRRG